The following is a genomic window from Thermococcus sp. CX2.
GCCATTGCGAAAGGTTTGCGAGGAGTAAAGCGGGCGAAGGCCACGTATATGACGGTCTTATCTTCCTCGACGATAATCTTTGTCACGAGGCCCTCACTTACTATGTCCATCTCTGTGAAGGGGTTCTTCACCTCCTTCAGCAGTTTGAGTATCTCCTCAGCCCTCAAGCACCATTCCTCCAAGCTCTTCGAGCCACTTCATCCCCCTCGGCTCCTCCGCGAACATGGGGACCTTCACGACATCAACGCCCCTGAACTTCTTTTCGACCTCCCTCAGAACCCTTTCCTGGGCCTCGAGTCTGACCTTAAGTTCGGGTATATCCCTCTCCAGCGTGATGACCTTGTTTATGACTATCATGTTGAAGGGCACCTTGAACTTCTTGAGGCTCTCGTAGGCCCTCTCTGTTTCGTAGAGCGGTAGCATCTCTGGGTTCATAACTGCAACTACGCTCGTCCTGTCTGGATCGGTTATGACCTTCTCAACGAAAGCAACCTCCTCGCGGTAAGTCCTCAGCTCCCTCATAACTGGATCCTCTTCCTCCTCCTTGGGCAGGGTGAACTCCTCACCTTCAAGCACGAACTTCTGCTCTCCGTGTATCTTTGCAACGGCCCTCCTGCGCTCCAAAATCTTTCTCCTTATCTCTATTAGCTTGTCCGCCCAGATGAGGGAAATCTTTGGCAAAGCTAAAACCCTCAGTGTTAGACCTGTGGGGGGTGTGTCAAAGATTATGACGTCCCATTCCTCACCATTAGAGAGTATCTCCCTAATAGCTTCGAGCGTGGCATACTCCTCTATGCCCGGGGAAAAGCTGAGCACCTCAAAATACTTCTCGAGGTTTATGACGGTCAGATAGCGGTACATGTGCTTGAGGTTCTTCTCCAGGTGCTTGAGATAGGACTTTATGAGCTTCTCCATGTCCAGCTCGCTCGCGTAGAGGTTCTCCATCAGCTTCTTCGGTTTGTCGTTGAGCTTCACCATGAAGACGTCGCCCAGGTTGTGTGCCGGATCGAGGGAGACTATGAGCGTTTTGTAGCCCCTTTTAGCGAGGGCCACGGACAGGGCTGCACTCGTCGTGGTTTTGCCCACTCCCCCTTTTCCGATGACGAACACCGTCCTAAACTTTCCCTTTGGAATTAGATATTCCCTCATGCTACCACCTCAGTCTATGTCGAACATCCCGGCTATCTCTGCAAATATGTCATCCATATTTATTGCCCTCTGTTGCATCACGTGCATCTCCTTGACCATGTGGGGCATAAGCCTAATCACAAGCGTCGTTGGGGGTGAGGGTATGCCAACGAAGGCTCCCATAAGGACGAGGGCGAAGACGTTCTCCAGCTCCCTGAGCTCGAACTCTATGTATTCCGTGGACTGATGCCTGAGGGACTCCATAAACCCCTTGAGAAACTGCTTTATTGGCTCCAATGTTCACACCTCCGAAAAAACAAAATTAAAAAGGAAAGGTTCAAGCGGTGGCATACTCCTCGGCCGGCTTCTTCCAGGCCGCGTACCAGTCGAAGACGAGGAGCACGTTGAGGATCAGGCCAACGACGGTTATGAGGGACACCCAGAACCCTGGCTTGATGACGACGAGGAACCAGGCCAGTGCTGCCGTAACTGTAATCCACAGGAAGAGCGCTGGGATGAGGACGGCCCATTTCCAGGCTCCCTCTGGCCTCTGAACCTTTGCTACCCAGAGCGAAGCCGTCATCATGGCTATGCTCGCGAGCATCTGGTTCATGCCGCTGAAGGCAGGCCATATGATGAGCCAGCTTCCGCCCCAGGCCAGGTAGATACCGAAGATGGCGAGAATAAACGATGCAATCCACTTGTTCTTGAGGATCTCAGGTCCGTTGACCATCTCTATAATCTCCTGCCAGGCGAACCTTCCAAGCCTCGTCGCCGTGTCTAGGGTCGTGAGGGCAAAGGCCGAGACCCAGAGGCTGGCGAAGATGGTTCCGGTCTTGACGTCTACGCCGAAGGCGTCGTTGAGACCGTAGGCGTAGCTCTTGGAGAAGATGGTCACCTTACCGATGGTTCCCGCCACTTGTGGAGCGTATATCTGACCCCAGTTGGAGGCGGTTATGCTAACTCCCGCATCGGCGAAGACCTGGTATCCGTAGATGGCTATGGATGCGATGACGATGGTCGAGAGGAGACCCTCGGTGAACATTCCGCCGTAGCCGACCATAAGGCCATGGAGCTCGTTGTCGAGCTGCTTGCTTGAGGTTCCGGAGCCAACTATGGAGTGGAATCCACTCAGCGCTCCACAGGCGATGACAAGCGGTATCGTTGGCCAGAACGGTGATGGCTTACCGCCGACTACGTTGGCGGACCAGGTGGTGAAGGCTGGGGCGGTGAAGGTTCCAACACCCTTGAGGCCGACGACGATGAACGCTAGACCACCTACTATGAGGCCGAACCAAAGGATGTAGGCGTTGAGGTAGTCCCTGGGCTGCAGGAGGATCCATACCGGGAGCGATGAGGCTATAATGACATAGACTCCAAGGGCGATGTACCAGGTCTCCTTACTCGCGACGAGCGGGTACTGGAAGCCAATCCATATTGCTATGATGAGGAGCACTATTCCGATTATTGTACCCAGCTTGAAGTCAATCTGCACCTTGTAAAGCAGGTATCCGAGAATTACTGCAACGCCTAAGAAGAGCAGCGAAGCGGTTGCTGCTTCTGGAGTGCTGACGAATATTCCTGAAATGACCGCGGCGAAAGCGGCTATGACGAGAACCAGCGCGAACCAGACGTAGAGCTCGAAGGCCATGCTCGTCCTCTTGCTCATGAGCTTTCCTGCGATCCACTGGATGGACTTTCCATCGTAGCGGACAGATGACATCAGAGCCAGGTAG
Proteins encoded in this region:
- a CDS encoding ArsA family ATPase, which produces MREYLIPKGKFRTVFVIGKGGVGKTTTSAALSVALAKRGYKTLIVSLDPAHNLGDVFMVKLNDKPKKLMENLYASELDMEKLIKSYLKHLEKNLKHMYRYLTVINLEKYFEVLSFSPGIEEYATLEAIREILSNGEEWDVIIFDTPPTGLTLRVLALPKISLIWADKLIEIRRKILERRRAVAKIHGEQKFVLEGEEFTLPKEEEEDPVMRELRTYREEVAFVEKVITDPDRTSVVAVMNPEMLPLYETERAYESLKKFKVPFNMIVINKVITLERDIPELKVRLEAQERVLREVEKKFRGVDVVKVPMFAEEPRGMKWLEELGGMVLEG
- a CDS encoding iron-sulfur cluster assembly protein, with the protein product MRAEEILKLLKEVKNPFTEMDIVSEGLVTKIIVEEDKTVIYVAFARFTPRKPFAMAVTWPIQARIVRDMAKVLEDKLGYFEIVDDMTFQRYYPPEEV
- a CDS encoding carbon starvation protein A codes for the protein MNSAVIILIAAAIYAGMYVTYGRGLQNKVVKADPNRPTPAHRLYDGVDYVPAHPMVLYGHHFASIAGAGPIVGPAVAMAWGWLPGLIWVWFGNVFIGAVHDYLALMSSVRYDGKSIQWIAGKLMSKRTSMAFELYVWFALVLVIAAFAAVISGIFVSTPEAATASLLFLGVAVILGYLLYKVQIDFKLGTIIGIVLLIIAIWIGFQYPLVASKETWYIALGVYVIIASSLPVWILLQPRDYLNAYILWFGLIVGGLAFIVVGLKGVGTFTAPAFTTWSANVVGGKPSPFWPTIPLVIACGALSGFHSIVGSGTSSKQLDNELHGLMVGYGGMFTEGLLSTIVIASIAIYGYQVFADAGVSITASNWGQIYAPQVAGTIGKVTIFSKSYAYGLNDAFGVDVKTGTIFASLWVSAFALTTLDTATRLGRFAWQEIIEMVNGPEILKNKWIASFILAIFGIYLAWGGSWLIIWPAFSGMNQMLASIAMMTASLWVAKVQRPEGAWKWAVLIPALFLWITVTAALAWFLVVIKPGFWVSLITVVGLILNVLLVFDWYAAWKKPAEEYATA